The proteins below are encoded in one region of Pseudomonas putida S13.1.2:
- a CDS encoding tellurite resistance TerB family protein, protein MNTSDLLEQLLRAGQGSQARQGNSGLPWQNGLGGLGGLLGGLLGGRGGSSAGGLPQGRSTGGTNFAALASLGMMAFQAYQSWQRSQAAAPQQALRTVDQLAGPEAEDHSHAILRALIAAAKADGRIDPQEQQLIYAEIKRHTSDPQLQQWLDDEVSKPLDVAEVAQSARDPAMAAEMYLASVMLVDDQQDAERAYLDELAGALQIDPALQVHLEQQAKATA, encoded by the coding sequence ATGAACACCAGTGATCTACTCGAACAATTACTTCGGGCGGGGCAAGGTTCACAAGCGCGTCAAGGAAACAGCGGCCTGCCATGGCAAAACGGCCTTGGCGGCCTGGGCGGCTTGCTGGGTGGTCTGTTAGGTGGCCGTGGTGGCAGCAGCGCGGGCGGCTTGCCCCAGGGGCGCTCCACGGGTGGCACCAATTTCGCGGCACTGGCGTCGTTGGGCATGATGGCGTTTCAGGCCTACCAAAGCTGGCAGCGCAGCCAGGCGGCAGCCCCGCAACAGGCGCTACGTACTGTCGATCAATTGGCCGGCCCCGAGGCCGAGGACCACAGCCATGCGATCCTGCGAGCACTGATTGCGGCAGCCAAGGCAGACGGCCGCATCGACCCGCAGGAGCAACAGCTGATCTACGCGGAAATAAAGCGTCACACCAGCGACCCGCAACTGCAGCAGTGGCTGGATGATGAAGTCAGCAAGCCACTTGATGTTGCTGAAGTGGCCCAGTCCGCCCGCGACCCAGCCATGGCCGCAGAAATGTACCTGGCCAGCGTGATGCTGGTGGATGACCAGCAAGATGCGGAGCGGGCCTACCTTGATGAACTGGCCGGCGCGTTGCAAATCGACCCGGCATTGCAGGTGCATCTGGAACAGCAGGCCAAGGCAACGGCCTGA
- a CDS encoding ProQ/FinO family protein — MGFEQLAELRDRLRAEKVQEKADSTKQPKRKAPPQAKPREQDPAVAAIWPLQKHFPLAFPVNPAPKVPLKEGIFKDAEQHLELLGITREQLKLGISTWCKGTRYWASMVENAPRLDLNGQVAGIVTATQATHAKQQAARHRSQDRRNRAKSKARVAAPAAESAAPQTSG; from the coding sequence ATGGGTTTTGAACAACTAGCCGAGCTACGTGACCGCCTGCGGGCGGAGAAAGTGCAGGAAAAGGCCGATAGCACCAAACAGCCCAAGCGCAAGGCGCCGCCGCAGGCCAAGCCTCGTGAGCAGGACCCGGCGGTGGCAGCGATCTGGCCATTGCAGAAGCATTTTCCATTGGCCTTCCCTGTCAATCCGGCCCCCAAGGTTCCGCTCAAAGAGGGCATTTTCAAGGATGCCGAGCAACACCTGGAACTGCTCGGAATCACCCGCGAACAGCTCAAGCTGGGCATTTCTACCTGGTGCAAGGGAACCCGCTACTGGGCAAGCATGGTGGAGAATGCCCCGCGCCTGGACTTGAATGGTCAAGTCGCTGGCATTGTGACCGCCACTCAGGCGACGCATGCGAAGCAGCAGGCTGCGCGGCATCGCAGCCAGGACCGACGAAATCGTGCGAAGTCGAAAGCGCGTGTTGCGGCCCCCGCTGCCGAGAGCGCAGCGCCGCAGACTTCGGGCTGA
- a CDS encoding LysR substrate-binding domain-containing protein: MGAVLPLLALRAFTETTRLGSLKAAAERMGVTPGAISQQIRLLEDRVGVILLTRSRYGVQLTEAGASLYPGLSRGFGQIESALLDLEALTRAKTLTISTQPSFASGWLVPRLVDFNTLHPEIDVRVQSTAELVDLHRDPVDIALRHGLGDYPGLESIPLLAPVLLPVASPGLLAGGPALDEPQDCLRYPLLQDADRADWALWLQAHGVEPDHRSRRGASFDEDLLLLRAAASGQGIALVQAQHAEDDLRNGRLVVAVDRPWPSRFAYYVVTRQENLSRPHVRAFIDWIQAQLEYDSDPQPHAQPSSLWVSS, from the coding sequence ATGGGTGCGGTCTTGCCGTTGCTCGCATTGCGCGCTTTCACCGAAACCACTCGGCTGGGCAGCCTGAAGGCCGCCGCCGAGCGTATGGGGGTTACCCCAGGCGCAATCAGTCAACAGATTCGTCTGCTGGAAGACCGTGTTGGCGTCATCCTGCTGACCCGGAGCCGCTATGGGGTGCAGCTTACCGAGGCTGGAGCGAGCCTTTATCCTGGGCTTTCACGCGGTTTTGGCCAGATCGAAAGCGCGCTGCTGGACCTGGAGGCGCTCACTCGCGCTAAAACCCTTACGATCAGCACCCAGCCTTCATTCGCGTCTGGCTGGCTTGTGCCCCGGTTGGTGGATTTCAATACACTGCACCCGGAAATCGACGTGCGTGTGCAGTCCACGGCCGAGCTTGTCGACCTGCATCGTGATCCTGTCGATATTGCCCTGCGCCATGGCCTGGGCGATTACCCTGGGCTGGAATCGATACCGCTACTGGCGCCTGTGCTGCTGCCGGTAGCCAGCCCTGGCCTGCTTGCGGGCGGGCCGGCGCTGGATGAGCCGCAGGACTGCCTGCGCTACCCACTGTTGCAGGATGCCGACCGTGCGGACTGGGCGTTGTGGTTGCAGGCTCATGGTGTCGAGCCCGACCACCGTAGCCGCCGAGGGGCGAGTTTTGACGAAGACCTGCTTTTGCTACGCGCGGCCGCCAGTGGCCAGGGCATCGCGCTGGTACAGGCGCAGCACGCGGAGGATGACCTGCGAAACGGCCGATTGGTAGTAGCGGTAGACCGGCCTTGGCCTTCGCGCTTTGCCTATTACGTGGTTACCCGCCAAGAGAACCTGAGCCGGCCCCACGTACGGGCATTCATCGACTGGATTCAGGCGCAGCTTGAATACGATAGCGACCCTCAGCCACACGCCCAGCCCAGTTCCCTGTGGGTTTCATCCTGA
- a CDS encoding glutathione S-transferase family protein codes for MQGPSFELYTDSSPNGFKITIALEELGLPYRLIHVNIDLGAQKQADFLALNPAGRIPVLVDRQAGIVLFESAAILLYLAQYSGQLLEQAAKPRWMAITWLMHHSASMGPLLGQRVHFDCFEAIPNPAAQKRYRTLTEDAFALLDQQLATRAWLAGESYSIADIANFAWLHIAAIVGFDFSPYHHLNRWYREVEKRPAVQRGIRLPAPAIGP; via the coding sequence ATGCAGGGTCCTTCATTCGAGCTGTACACCGACAGCTCCCCCAACGGCTTCAAGATCACCATTGCCCTGGAGGAGCTGGGACTGCCTTATCGTCTCATCCACGTGAATATCGACCTGGGAGCACAGAAACAGGCTGACTTTCTGGCACTCAACCCGGCAGGCCGCATCCCGGTATTGGTAGACCGCCAAGCCGGCATCGTACTGTTCGAGTCAGCAGCGATTCTGCTGTACCTGGCGCAGTACAGCGGGCAGCTGCTCGAACAGGCCGCAAAACCCCGCTGGATGGCGATTACCTGGCTGATGCACCACAGCGCCAGCATGGGCCCTTTACTTGGCCAGCGCGTGCACTTCGACTGCTTCGAGGCCATACCCAACCCTGCGGCGCAGAAGCGCTACCGCACCCTCACCGAAGATGCCTTCGCACTCCTTGACCAGCAACTCGCCACCCGTGCGTGGCTGGCCGGCGAATCCTATTCGATTGCAGACATTGCCAACTTCGCCTGGTTGCACATTGCCGCGATCGTGGGGTTCGACTTCAGCCCCTATCACCACCTGAATCGCTGGTACCGAGAAGTCGAGAAGCGCCCAGCCGTACAACGCGGCATCCGTCTCCCCGCGCCAGCCATTGGCCCCTGA